In the Gasterosteus aculeatus chromosome X, fGasAcu3.hap1.1, whole genome shotgun sequence genome, one interval contains:
- the LOC144382958 gene encoding histone H2A-like, whose translation MSGRGKTGGKARAKAKTRSSRAGLQFPVGRVHRHLRKGNYAQRVGAGAPVYLAAVLEYLTAEILELAGNAARDNKKTRIIPRHLQLAVRNDEELNKLLGGVTIAQGGVLPNIQAVLLPKKTEKPAKK comes from the coding sequence ATGAGCGGCAGAGGTAAAACCGGTGGAAAGGCCCGAgcgaaggcaaagacccgctcctctcgtgctggactccagttcccagtcggtcgcgtccacagacatctgcgcaaagggaactatgcgcagcgtgtcggcgcaggagcccccgtctacctggcggccgtgctggagtacctgaccgctgagatcctggagctggctggaaacgccgcccgcgacaacaagaagacccgcatcatcccgcgtcacctgcagctggctgtccgcaacgacgaggagctcaacaagctgctgggcggagtgaccatcgctcagggcggcgtgctgcccaacatccaggcggtgctgctgcccaagaagaccgagaagcccgccaagaagtaA